GTCCGCGCGATGGCCAATCGGGCGCAGGCGCGCAGCGCGTTGACTTCGCGTGCGAGCGTGGGGCCACCGGGCGTTAATTTCACGCGCGGCCGCGCGCGGCCATCGGGCGTGTGCGCTGTGTGCAGGACCGCAGGTGATTACGACGCGGGTGACCATGCGCAGCAATCTGCGCCCGCTAAGACTCGGACGCGCGAGGGACCAATCGGGAGCGGGCGCGCAGAACCTCGCGAAGACTTCGACGTCACTCGGCATGCCAACGGGAAAAAAGCACGGCACGAGAGCACGCAGGCACGTAAAGCAAGAGATGGCCCGAAAATTTTGAATAGAGCATTAGAGCTCCGGTTTTGGTTCATTTTTCCATATAAATAGAGCTGCACATCACACTCATTTGCCCACTCTCAGACCAACACCTTTCTCCTTCACCTCACGCTTCAATCTCATGGCCAATCCAAATCATCAATACAATTCCGAAGATCAAAATAACCAATTCTTTCTTTCGGAAGAGTTGGGGTTAGACACGACCGCCTACGGATTCAGCCCCACTCCCATTCCTCCCGATATTCCACAAACCCAAACACAACAGATGCCTCCCCATTCCACCGGTTCCACTAGTGCAATCATTTCATGCACCATCGGCGCGACTGCTTTTGCAACCCTTGATTCATCCGACCCCATGCAGTGAGAGATAAGCGCAAGCTGTGCAAACGTGCATGCGGTGGACCGTTCGCGCTGAGTAGGCGTCGCGCgttagttctttttttttgagacaaAATTGGACAGCACCTCGGACGGAACACCGGGTAGGCAACAACGCacgaactttttttttgagccaAAGCAACGCACGAACTAATCCATGAACTAATCCAATCTCCACGTCGCCAGCGCGCACAGGCGGCTCCAGAACAGGCGAACGGCCTAGTCTCCAGTTCTCCACGTCGCCAGCGCGCACGGGGGGCGCCCGAACGGCCGAAAGCAGCCTGAAGCCCCGAACGGGCCGAAAATAGGCCGAGCTATCTTTCTCGGGCCTTCGGGCTAACGTGCCGCCGGGCCAGGCACGAATTAACCACGTGCCGGGCTTTTTCCAGGAATGTGGCCCACGGGCCAAACCGGCACGGCACGGATCCATTTCGTGCCGACCCGTGCCATGCCgggccaccgcctcctcgtGCCCGGGCCGTGCCGGGTCGGCCCAATGGCCAGATATAGCCCAAccccgtcgctcgtcttcccctcttcctcctggaGCGAGCGCCGTCACCCATCCCGCTGTCGACATCCCACTGTcgagccccctcgctccgtcgcgagcgcctccaccgcaggtatcTAGCGATCTCCCCTTCAAATCTCACGTTCccctcctcccatcaccccaccaACAGATCcagccctttagctccccgtttcatctccttaatcttccccaattcgcaGATCCCATTAGAGAAACAAGAGAGGGAAGGCATCGTCTAGAGTCGGCAATTGGATCCAGATCCCGTctagagaaagaagagagtTCGTAGCAATGGAGAAAATGAGCCGCCGGTTCGTGAATCTGATAGTCCAGAACTCTATCGGCTTCCGCCCTGCCTACGCCCTTCACCGCATCAACCCCTGGAGGCTCTTCTACCCAACAACAAGACAGGCATTAGAATCAGCTGCGGCATCAATCAAACAGCATCGAGAATGCCCGGCTGCCTCGCGCCGCCATATCCTTCTACCTCCCCTGCCCTCCCCCTCCGGACAACCACTCGGGCGAGATCAACTTCATGTCgctcggcggcagcagcaacgaCATCATCTCCatggacagcagcagcagcaacatccTAGAAGGTCTCTCCTGTCTCCATCGCGATCCACGACAGCCTCTACCTTCTCAACGAGATCCCTGGCCTGCAGAATGAGGAGCATCCCTTCGAGGCCTTCCACCACAAGAACTCGAGCGGTCTCTGCGGAGACGATCGATGGTACTGGTCCTCTCTCCCGCCACCTCCCTTTGTGATTGACTACGACAATCTACTATGCCACCCGCGCCGAGGATTGCTCTTCTTATCATTGGAAAGAGATGAACAAGTCCGATATCGTCGAAGCTTACACGGTGGTCGGTGACTCGCAGATATGGGTTTCCACACAGGACGGTGTCACCTACTCGTTCGACACGACAAGCGGCATGTGGAGCAATGCAGGCAAGTGGCCACTCCCGTTCCATGGCGGCGCCGAGTACGCCCCCGAGCATGGTCTCTGGTTTGGTTTCACGTCTCACTCCCAAGGCCAGCGGTTTGCTGCCTctgacctcgccgccgcatccACAATGACACCACCGGTGCTGCACAAAGCGTGGAACGAACCACTGCCCAAGCATTGGGTCCAGGTACTGGCCCCATACCGCCTGCCTCTGGGCTCTGGCAAGTTTTGCATCGGTAGGGTGTTCGACGacatggaagaggaaggccgGACCAAGGAGATGTTCGCCGTCTTCACAGGCGTCGAGGTTGAGTGCCGCGGCAGCAGAGGGGCGCTCAGGTTGATCAAGCACAAGTCCAAGCGTTTCAGCGTCGGCCGCAGGATGGTCAAAGCCATTTTGTAAACTTGTGCTCTAGGGATCATAGGTCCAACTAATAAGACAGCAGGCCAAACGTTTAGTTGGTTTGAGTTTTTGGTGGTAGGTGAAGTTGCTTTGCTTGAATTTGTGGTGTCCTTGTTCCTGGTGTGAGAGTGAGACAGCATCAGATTCAGTCACCATCCTCTTTGTTTATGAAATCAACCACTCCACACGCACGTATGTGAGAGTGAGATTAGCACTTGTAGCTGGTGCAGCTTCTGGTTTGGTTTCTGCTAGACTTGTGTGCTTGCTGCAGCGTGTGGAGTCTGCATGTTACTTGTGGACTAGAAAAGGCGGTAGCGCACGTCAAAGGAAAATCGCCAATGCTGTTTACTATGCACCCTACCTGATACCTCTAATATATGTAAAAGTTAGAAGCTGAATTAGTATTATACTGCTCATCATGCAACGTGGACATCTTCCTTATATATTAGCATGACATTGATATTACGaggttgttttttttatttaattacTTTGTTGACGAGTTAGGAACTGGTATTCTGCTAATTCAGGTGAAGCTGCGCTGCGGTTCCCGGATATCAATGCACAGTAGATGAGATCAGATCAAGACTCCTGAAAGTTGCCTGGGTACCTGTGCGCTGTTGGAAATCAGCCCAAAATCTCGGTCATGCAGCAACAACAAGCAACGCACACGGCAGTCACGCAGCAACAACAAGCAACGCACACGTCGAGTACTTTCCGACGAGCCGATGAACTCTGGTGAGACGCACACGTACAAAACTGCCCAGCAAGCAAATCGATTAGCAGCTAGCACTAGTAGTACTCGCGTGACGCACACACAGGAGAATATTGATTTTGGTATGGCTACAGGCCCTTGTCGAGcctgctctctctttttcttattttcggGAATTAACTTACATGGTACCgtatacatgcatatatacacggCAAGATGCAATTAGACTAAAACACTGAATACGAGACCTACACCTAAACGGACTTGACTTCTAACCAGAAACTGATTCGATTTGGTCTTAAGCTTACATGCGTGTGGCCCGATCCGGGGAAGGAGAGGTCCCGAGAACGAGGAAGACGACACAGCCTGGCTTCGTATTAGGCCCCAAAACTGGTCGTGGGCCGAGATCTGGAGGCCCACTTAAGACGTGTACACAATAGAAGGCCCACCTTCTGTTTTTCAGGCATTCCAATTATTTTAGCCAATGTGCTACAGTATTGGTGAATCGgtgccgccgacgccgccgcctccatctccggggatcgccgccgccgcgcgccgtcaaCGGCCAGCATCGCTCCTTCGAAGCAGGCCGCGCGCGCAATAGCCGCAAGCGctgcttccgccgccgccgcagccgccgcgctCCAAGTACCGCCTCCAGAAATGTCTCCCCCGTCGGAATCGAGCTCATCTTCTCATCCAGCTCCTACGCGGTCCACCTCTTGTACAGTCGCAGCCACAAGCTTCCTTCCCGGCGTCTCCGATATAAGCCCAATCGACGTCTCTGATGCAGCTCGGCGGGACTCTGGTCGCCACATTGTTTCCGACAGGTAACAAACTAGTACCACCAAAGCTGTTTTTCCCCCCAGTTGTGGTTTCTTTCTGCAGTGTTTCCACATAGAGAACTCTGAAATTTCACCCTAGAAAACGCAGAACCCGGCCGTTATTTCTCAACAATTTAGACTGAAAGGTCTGACCATATGTGTGATGCATAGAATAGAACAAGCGAAAAAACCACAAATGGCCTTCTGTTTTCAGCGACTTTGTAGGTTTCAGATATTGTACCATCACTGCATCCAAAAATATTGTTCGTATCATTTTGTGACCTTTGGGTATTAGAAATTACATAGATTTCTTAAGAGTAACAGATATCTGTTACATAGATTTCTAGGGTATAGATGGGAccagaagaaagaaaacagcTTATTAAGTGACAAATTAAGTAGTCATTGATCATGTGATGTGATGAAGGTTGCAGGATAGTTACTAAGCATGATAACCAGTGTAGCACTAGAAATTTTTTGGGGACAGAAAACACTGGAAAGTAACAAAAAACTCTCTGCAAGATGCAATTCAAGTAagcaataaaataaataaaatagatgATGTTGTACACGATAATAAAGTTTGTGAAACAGATGTCAAAGTTGACCTGGACCATATGTATATATCCATCAACATACATGAGGAAATTTGTTACAGAAGAAAGCCACCAAATCGATATGCATGGAATAAAACTCATGTTGCAGCGCAAGTACAAGCTAATTAAGGAGAAACTTTGTTGGAAGCACTTCATCACTTTCAGGAGACGAAGTCCATAGCTATAGCAATCTGGTACACCGTACACCCATGTActagcaagcagcagcaaatgGGAATCCAAGACAGACCCAGGAGCGCTACTCGCGGCGCTAAACAGCAAAAGGCCAAACCCAACATAATCAAAGTAAACCTCAGTCCTGTCCAAGCAAGATTAACCCAACCTTCAGCCTCCATCCACTTCTTCGATGGAAAACCTCATTTTCGTTTTCCATCAGCGACAAGCCGACAACAATCAGGATCCCAAGCATTGTTTGTTCTGCAGGCCTCATTTCTGCATTCCAGCCATCACCTATAACCAATGTGACAGTTGAAATTAAAAGACCGTAGTAGTAGGATCAGTAGGAAAGATATGCTTAAAGACAACAGCATTTGTACATTTCCGAATAGCCCAAATTAAAGCAACGTCTCAACAGCCATCAAGATTCTAACAACTCCAGTAAACTTCAGAGCCCAACTGCACAGATcactaaaagaaaaagaaacaggaACAACCTGAATATTCAGTGCAGTTTTGTTAGGGAATATTCAGTGCAGTTGTGCACATAACCACACTCCACAAATATTTAGCAACATAgcataaaaaaagataaatggTTCACGGTTTCTGTTTTCGTTTGTTTTTAGCATGCTAGCCTAGTAAGACTATCCTTAGTTaaaatactactcctactCAAGTAAGGTCGTAGGAGtagtattttgtttttatttttgttagaaaaaaaatactactcctgCAACTTcgaaatttttgtttttatttgatcAATTTTGAAAATCTTTCTTCAGCAGCTCCTGTGTTTCTACTAGCTTAACTTGATCCATTCTCCAAACAGGAGGATTCGGCCTTCAGGTTCTAAAATTCAGAATCAGAACTGCTGGAGACGAGACTCTCAGTGGGCCATCTCCGCTCATCTAAACCATGTGGCATATGGGCTGTATTTTCATTTCCACGGCCCGCGAGGCGGAAGCCCACTACTTGGTTCCCGACGCCAGCACAACGGCATTGAAATTCTCCGCCTGCCGCCCGAACTCCCCTCCCCTGCTTCTCTTCTCCCCACCTCGCCGGAGCGCCAAGAGCCCATCCATCGTCCCCACCTCCGTTCCTCTCTCCACCGCGCAGCGCTCGCCGCCTCTGCTACGCTGCACAGCGTCGGCGGCCGATGGACCTGTTCCCCGACCGGGGCCACGTGCGGCTGCGGAGCCGCGTGCTGGGCACGTACCTCCACGCCGACTCCGACGGTGCTATCATCTCCTTCAGCGAGAACCGGGCGTTGATGAACGTGGCGTGGGCGGTGCACGTCTACCAGGACGACCGGGACAACATGTACGTGCTGCTGCAGGGCGCCGCCTACGGCCTCTACCtcgcctccaccggcaacCGGGCGGAACCGGAGGTGGCTGGCCACCAGGGAATCTGCGTCTACCAGCACGACTACGACGAGCCGGAGGTGAGGGCCATCATGTGGCAGGTCGTCGTGTCCGGCTCCGGGGACAACGACGTGCTGCTCCGCCATGCCAACGGAGGCTACCTCCGCGCCAACGGGAAGTACCCCACCATCGACGACTCGGACGGCCGCCGTAGCATGATGATGCTCTGGGTCGTGGAGCCCATCCCCGCAAGACAGGACATGCCTGGCCTTCCTCGTCCCCAGATCGAGGTGAATTAGTCGACTTCTCTTGGCGGAACCTATCAATTCAGCGAACTGGGTTCTTGGATGCCCAAATTCTGCATTGGAGTTCATCCGTAGGGCTGCAAATTTTGTCAATTTCATTTTCCCTGGACCAATTTTTGGTTGTTCTTGTCAAATTTGCGCTTCCAGGCCGGGAGCAGTTCTTGGCTTCTTGCCACCTCTGTTTCCTGACTTCTTCTCGGGATCAAATTTGATGTGCGTCCGACCGGGCCGCTACGCGCGGCTGAGCCCGATGCTCATCGACCTGCCTCGAGATGGCTACGGCGAGACCCTCTTCATGGTCGTCGTCATGACCGGGACGCCTGGTGAGAGGGCCCCCTCCTTTGGCAGGAACTGTCCTGCAAATTCCATCTTAAATTTTTTGGTGTCTTGTTGTAGATATTATTTTTGCATAGAACAGTTTACTGAAACTGTTGTTGTTTGAAAATGAAACAGTTTACTGAAACTGTTGTAACCTGAAACTGGTGCTAACATGCTTCTATTAAGACTTGGGACTTATTGGTTTCATACAGATGTCCTTGTTTCAGATAATTCAGTTCTTCCATTTGGTACTATATTTGCctgtagtaaaaaaaaaaattgaggcTAAAAACACACTATACATTTGTATCTGGTagtattgaatttttttttatttttttggcaagAAATGCACATATGTTGGTAGATAATATTTTTCCATGGGCATGTTTTTTTGGGGTTTATTTTAGTGGAATGTTAATCTGCTTGTGCTAGCAAAAGACTGATATGCTCTTTTAGGACTTTTTTCGACAAGAGGCATTATATGCTCTGCAAGGACTTGGGACTGAATACTGAGTGTTGTCTGAGAACTGTTTAAGATAAAAGTAACTGATTAGAAACAGTAGGTATTTACAGTGTGCCATGTGGATTTATCATTCTAAGTACATATGCTAAATGATGGTCTtaatttagttttttcttggaaaagaaaacatattcAAAGTTTGACACTCAGCATTGGTATGGAAATTGTTGGTTTGGATACTACTGTCCTTTATTCAGATGATTCAGTTCTTCCATATGTTAGTGTTTGTCTCTATTAGAAATTTCTGAACTTAAAATTCCAAATCAGTTCAGTCATTTCATTTCAGCCTTAGAGAGAAgatattgatttttttaactCTAATATTGATATTTACAAATTGCAAACCTGTGACATGATGCCTAACTACCTCATTGTTTCTGCTAATTCAGCCGAAGCTCATCTGCAACTGCGATACCCGGATATCGATGCGGAGTAGGTGATATCAGAGTCGGACTCCTGATGGTCGCCTCACAATTCACCTCTTTAGAAGTGCCGCTGCCTCGGACACGACAACATGAGAATTCAGAATTTCTGCGTAGTGATATAGGTTCAGAAAAACTCAGCACCCCCTGTGTTTCTGCTAGCCAAACTTGATCCGTTCTCCCCACAGGAGGAACCTGTTGGTTTCGGCTTTGTGGTTCTATAATTCAGAACTGCTGAAAGCATTAAGTAGAATGGCTGAACAATGTTTGCTATTATCCTGGCAACTACTTGGTCGTTTATAGCTCCATTTCTCTTAGATGAAGCTTCTGATGTCATCTGTTTCAATTCACCTCTTCAGAACATGAGAATTCAGAACTTTTGTGATACCAATAACTTCTGGGCACATAGCAATTTCTGACACGCGGAGCTTTTGTGGGAttgcttttgtttcttttttttcgttctCATCTATTTCAGTTACCTCAAATCAAAACCGGACGTAGTCCAATTGTCTGGTCGACGATCCTTGTGGAATCATACCTTGGAATCAACCTGACAATCAATACTTTCTGCTTTGGCTCTCATCTCAAATTAAAGCCATTTACTCCGCGA
This is a stretch of genomic DNA from Brachypodium distachyon strain Bd21 chromosome 1, Brachypodium_distachyon_v3.0, whole genome shotgun sequence. It encodes these proteins:
- the LOC112270050 gene encoding uncharacterized protein LOC112270050; translation: MIWVSTQDGVTYSFDTTSGMWSNAGKWPLPFHGGAEYAPEHGLWFGFTSHSQGQRFAASDLAAASTMTPPVLHKAWNEPLPKHWVQVLAPYRLPLGSGKFCIGRVFDDMEEEGRTKEMFAVFTGVEVECRGSRGALRLIKHKSKRFSVGRRMVKAIL
- the LOC106865771 gene encoding uncharacterized protein LOC106865771, coding for MDLFPDRGHVRLRSRVLGTYLHADSDGAIISFSENRALMNVAWAVHVYQDDRDNMYVLLQGAAYGLYLASTGNRAEPEVAGHQGICVYQHDYDEPEVRAIMWQVVVSGSGDNDVLLRHANGGYLRANGKYPTIDDSDGRRSMMMLWVVEPIPARQDMPGLPRPQIEAGSSSWLLATSVS